The sequence below is a genomic window from Alistipes sp. ZOR0009.
AAAAGTTGGTTGCCCAAAGTGTAACACAGTCAATAACCACCACGCGGTTGGCTAAGGAGAGCGAGCCTAGGTGCTTTTCCTCTTCAATGTTGGTCCACATGGGGCCCCTATCGCTTTGATGGCGGAGTACGCGTTGGCGAAAATCCTCGTCCCAGATCCGCGAAGTTGCTACGTATACCGGGTTAGGAGAGAGCGAAAGCGCCAGCTCTTGAGCGTATCGGCTCTTACCCGATCGTTGGCCACCGGTAACCAGTATTATTTTGTTGTCCATACCTTTGATTTTGGGGTGTGCTGCTTAAAATAGAAGTCGATAACGGTATTCATCACAAAGAACTTTCGCTCCTCTACCGATGTTTTGGGAATCATGGCTATTTGGTAGCCTAACTCCACGTAGGTTGCCAGCAGCAGGTTGTGGAGTTGCTGGCATTGCTCGAAGGTTTGCGGCCTTTCGGCATCGTTTACAAAAATATCCTCCCAAGGAGGCGCTACAAAAACCAGCTTGGCGTAGCTGCGTCCTGTCTTGTACAGCTCTTTGCTGGGCGTAATGCCACCAAATTGCAGGTAGGCAATAATATCGGGGATCGCCCTGTCAAAAAAGCAGAGTTCGGCATCGTGCGCCAGCTGCAGCTGCTCCTGCATTCGTAGGTAGCATTCGTTAGCAAAGGCCTGCAGGTTTTGCCAGGGGAGTAGGTCGGAGCCTACTTGATGAGACTTGGCAATTATCTCGCGCGATACCTCGTTGAAGCAGGGAAACCCCT
It includes:
- the cobU gene encoding bifunctional adenosylcobinamide kinase/adenosylcobinamide-phosphate guanylyltransferase encodes the protein MDNKIILVTGGQRSGKSRYAQELALSLSPNPVYVATSRIWDEDFRQRVLRHQSDRGPMWTNIEEEKHLGSLSLANRVVVIDCVTLWATNFFFDNNSNIDQSLEELKKEFEQLTQQSATFIFITNEIGMGGHAENEVQRKFTDMQGWLNQHIASKANEVVLMVSGIALKVK
- a CDS encoding AAA family ATPase; translated protein: MNGLFVITGGPGTGKSTLIESLRKEGFPCFNEVSREIIAKSHQVGSDLLPWQNLQAFANECYLRMQEQLQLAHDAELCFFDRAIPDIIAYLQFGGITPSKELYKTGRSYAKLVFVAPPWEDIFVNDAERPQTFEQCQQLHNLLLATYVELGYQIAMIPKTSVEERKFFVMNTVIDFYFKQHTPKSKVWTTK